The following proteins come from a genomic window of Streptomyces sp. NBC_00539:
- a CDS encoding PspC domain-containing protein, with amino-acid sequence MSAITRPRDGRMIGGVCAGLARRFGMRTRTMRIIFVLSCLLPGPQFLIYLALWLLLPNDKQGAGSAQTAW; translated from the coding sequence ATGAGCGCGATTACCCGCCCCCGTGACGGACGGATGATCGGTGGTGTCTGCGCCGGTCTCGCGCGACGCTTCGGAATGCGGACACGGACGATGCGGATCATCTTCGTCCTGTCGTGCCTGCTGCCCGGCCCGCAGTTCCTGATCTACCTGGCGCTGTGGCTGCTGCTGCCCAACGACAAGCAGGGCGCGGGCTCGGCGCAGACCGCCTGGTAG
- a CDS encoding L,D-transpeptidase family protein, with translation MVAAAVALAAPLLVVGGGTARAASCTATTGPYQRQVEQFLGRPVDGVQSAADCTAIRSFQATYGITPAAGYAGPLTWQTMSVMLAQRAAGTTPNRDGSCPVDLGRIACVDLTRQLSWVQDGGKLVYGPVPVRTGKDGTETRTGHKKIYYRDIDFWSTLYDVAMPYAQFFDGGIAFHSVEKSMWSPPGSGGCVNMRPADAKAYWNLLRNGDDVYVYGRKPGT, from the coding sequence CTGGTGGCCGCGGCGGTGGCCCTGGCGGCGCCGCTGCTGGTCGTCGGGGGCGGGACGGCGCGGGCCGCTTCCTGCACCGCGACCACCGGGCCCTACCAGCGGCAGGTCGAGCAGTTCCTGGGGCGGCCGGTGGACGGCGTGCAGTCGGCGGCCGACTGCACGGCCATCAGGTCGTTCCAGGCGACGTACGGCATCACCCCGGCCGCGGGGTACGCCGGGCCGCTGACCTGGCAGACGATGAGCGTGATGCTGGCGCAGCGGGCGGCCGGCACCACCCCCAACCGGGACGGCTCGTGCCCGGTCGACCTGGGGCGGATCGCCTGCGTGGACCTGACGCGCCAGCTGAGCTGGGTGCAGGACGGCGGGAAACTGGTCTACGGCCCGGTGCCGGTGCGCACGGGCAAGGACGGGACCGAGACCCGGACCGGTCACAAGAAGATCTACTACCGCGACATCGACTTCTGGTCGACGCTCTACGACGTGGCGATGCCGTACGCGCAGTTCTTCGACGGCGGCATCGCCTTCCACTCCGTCGAGAAGAGCATGTGGAGCCCGCCCGGCTCCGGCGGCTGCGTCAACATGCGCCCGGCGGACGCCAAGGCCTACTGGAACCTGCTCCGCAACGGGGACGACGTCTACGTGTACGGGCGCAAGCCCGGCACCTGA
- a CDS encoding alpha/beta hydrolase, producing MAQHAPPARGARLGRAAGANGSVSTVSGVVLLLPGGSRFSPGPVRPLARALARAGGAHGLAAHPVLHGTGAREDDARWAADEAVRRYGDVPVCLAGYDAGGLAALRAAGHGAVQAVLALAPSTDATTDSPEPVKQLAGRQVLIVHGTNDGRCDPESSFLLAARAKKANRSTCRFEVHSDGHGLREHQAEVVALGVDFVLGAMFSGRYSRPVTDALAAPPPLGLRMPLASGFGRSLRG from the coding sequence ATGGCACAGCATGCGCCGCCGGCGCGCGGTGCCCGCCTCGGGCGGGCGGCCGGCGCGAACGGCTCGGTCTCGACGGTCAGTGGTGTGGTGCTCCTGCTTCCCGGGGGGTCCAGATTCTCCCCCGGTCCGGTGCGTCCGCTCGCGCGGGCGCTGGCCCGGGCGGGCGGGGCGCACGGCCTGGCCGCGCACCCGGTGCTGCACGGGACGGGCGCCCGCGAGGACGACGCCCGGTGGGCGGCGGACGAGGCGGTACGCAGGTACGGGGACGTGCCGGTCTGCCTGGCGGGGTACGACGCCGGCGGCCTGGCGGCCCTGCGGGCGGCCGGGCACGGGGCAGTGCAGGCGGTGCTGGCGCTGGCCCCCTCCACCGACGCGACGACGGACTCCCCGGAGCCGGTGAAGCAGCTGGCGGGGCGGCAGGTGCTGATCGTGCACGGGACCAACGACGGGCGCTGCGATCCGGAGTCGTCCTTCCTGCTGGCGGCGCGGGCGAAGAAGGCGAATCGTTCCACGTGCCGGTTCGAGGTGCATTCCGACGGGCACGGGCTGCGCGAGCACCAGGCGGAAGTGGTCGCCCTCGGGGTGGACTTCGTTCTGGGCGCGATGTTCTCGGGGCGGTACTCGCGGCCGGTGACGGACGCGCTCGCCGCGCCTCCGCCGCTGGGGCTGCGAATGCCGCTGGCCTCGGGTTTCGGGCGCTCGCTGCGGGGCTGA
- a CDS encoding cupin domain-containing protein yields the protein MAQILRKNFDDADETRPFEGGMGRLDVIQAEGGAIGRAVFEPGWRWSEHIKPLAGTDSCQAAHTGYVVSGRMKVVMDDGASEEYGPGDLMQIAPGHDAWVVGDERVVAVDWTGFGDYAKSSG from the coding sequence ATGGCCCAGATCCTGCGCAAGAACTTCGACGACGCGGACGAGACGCGTCCGTTCGAGGGCGGCATGGGCCGGCTGGACGTGATCCAGGCGGAGGGCGGGGCCATCGGCCGCGCGGTCTTCGAGCCCGGCTGGCGCTGGTCGGAGCACATCAAGCCGCTGGCCGGCACGGACAGCTGCCAGGCCGCGCACACCGGGTACGTGGTGAGCGGCCGGATGAAGGTCGTCATGGACGACGGCGCGAGCGAGGAGTACGGCCCCGGGGACCTCATGCAGATCGCGCCCGGGCACGACGCCTGGGTCGTGGGCGACGAGCGGGTGGTCGCCGTCGACTGGACGGGCTTCGGGGACTACGCGAAGTCGTCCGGCTGA
- a CDS encoding class F sortase, producing MTRRVRPLLAAALLAAALTGCGGATTAASVPAAPPAVTPTTAPAAPATAAPLPASTPVRVRIPSAGVDASPVLRLGLAADGTVEVPPVSDGDKIGWYTKGVTPGETGPAVLIGHFDTARGPGVLKDVSRVRTGDEVSVTRADGSTAVFRVRELEQVDKKTFPTAKVYGDTTRPELRVITCGGELTDGHRPDNIILYADLVG from the coding sequence ATGACCCGCCGCGTCCGCCCGCTCCTGGCCGCCGCGCTCCTCGCCGCCGCCCTGACCGGCTGCGGCGGCGCCACCACCGCCGCTTCCGTCCCCGCCGCGCCGCCCGCCGTCACCCCCACGACCGCTCCCGCCGCTCCGGCGACGGCCGCACCCCTGCCCGCCTCCACGCCCGTACGCGTACGCATCCCCTCCGCCGGGGTGGACGCCTCCCCCGTGCTGCGGCTGGGCCTCGCCGCCGACGGCACCGTCGAGGTGCCCCCGGTCTCCGACGGGGACAAGATCGGCTGGTACACCAAGGGCGTCACCCCCGGCGAAACCGGTCCGGCCGTGCTGATCGGGCACTTCGACACGGCCCGCGGGCCCGGCGTGCTCAAGGACGTCTCGCGCGTCCGCACCGGCGACGAGGTCAGCGTCACCCGGGCCGACGGCAGCACCGCGGTCTTCCGGGTGCGCGAACTGGAACAGGTGGACAAGAAGACGTTCCCCACCGCCAAGGTGTACGGGGACACCACCCGCCCGGAGCTGCGCGTCATCACCTGCGGCGGCGAGCTCACCGACGGCCACCGGCCCGACAACATCATCCTGTACGCCGATCTCGTCGGCTGA
- a CDS encoding LysR family transcriptional regulator: MSRYEEDIPVTSLLAPRLAYFVAVARHEHVTRAAHELGVPQSTLSRAMVRLEQDLAVTLFARKGRTVALTTAGRTFLASAQRALGEIARAAESVQQDADPASGKVAFGFLHTLGSETVPGLIRAFRAHHPRIRFSLVQNYGEAMLERLRAGELDLCLTSPLPDAPDLVARRLDEQRLRLVVPDDHRLAGRKRIRLAEAAEETFVTLEPGYGLRRITDDLCAEAGFTPRVAFEGEEAETLRGLVAAGLGVALLPPPAVARPGVVELTVTAPRAVREIGVAWLDGHPDTPPVAEFKRFLMSRRGRLLPEP, from the coding sequence ATGAGTCGTTACGAAGAAGACATCCCCGTGACAAGTCTGCTGGCCCCCCGGCTCGCCTACTTCGTCGCGGTCGCCCGGCACGAGCACGTCACCCGCGCCGCGCACGAACTGGGCGTGCCGCAGTCCACCCTGTCCCGGGCCATGGTCCGCCTCGAACAGGACCTGGCCGTCACGCTGTTCGCCCGCAAGGGCCGCACCGTCGCCCTCACCACCGCCGGGCGCACCTTCCTCGCCTCCGCCCAGCGGGCGCTCGGCGAGATCGCCCGCGCCGCCGAATCCGTGCAGCAGGACGCCGACCCGGCCTCCGGCAAGGTCGCCTTCGGCTTCCTGCACACCCTGGGTTCCGAGACCGTGCCCGGCCTGATCCGCGCCTTCCGCGCCCACCACCCCAGGATCCGGTTCTCCCTCGTCCAGAACTACGGCGAGGCGATGCTGGAGCGGCTGCGGGCCGGGGAACTCGACCTCTGCCTGACCTCCCCGCTCCCCGACGCCCCCGACCTGGTGGCCCGCCGGCTCGACGAACAGCGGCTGCGCCTGGTCGTGCCCGACGACCACCGCCTCGCGGGACGCAAGCGCATCCGCCTCGCCGAGGCCGCCGAGGAAACCTTCGTCACGCTGGAGCCCGGCTACGGGCTGCGCCGCATCACCGACGACCTGTGCGCGGAAGCCGGGTTCACCCCGCGGGTCGCCTTCGAGGGCGAGGAGGCGGAAACCCTGCGCGGTCTCGTCGCGGCCGGTCTCGGCGTGGCCCTGCTGCCGCCGCCCGCCGTGGCCCGGCCCGGTGTGGTGGAGCTGACGGTGACGGCGCCCCGCGCGGTCCGCGAGATCGGCGTCGCCTGGCTCGACGGACACCCCGACACGCCGCCGGTGGCGGAGTTCAAGCGGTTCCTGATGTCCCGCAGGGGCCGGCTGCTTCCCGAGCCGTGA
- a CDS encoding VanZ family protein: protein MQRHEAGDNAATAIHLRLRFLGGALLAAHLLLVGWLTLRPLDVPWAAAANLTPLEGIRADLSYGPLEAARRIGGGLALLAPLGVLLPLAGGRLARSPLAAWSSLARAGAAAALISLSIAMLQSGVPGQVVDVDSVLLNTAGVLLVHAAVVPALRARLRRSQGPTPRITRVDVSPWTEVLSAVPREY from the coding sequence GTGCAGCGTCATGAGGCAGGCGACAACGCCGCCACAGCCATCCACCTCCGGCTCCGGTTCCTCGGCGGGGCCCTGCTGGCCGCCCACCTCCTCCTCGTCGGCTGGCTGACCTTGCGGCCGCTGGACGTGCCCTGGGCGGCGGCCGCGAACCTGACACCGCTGGAGGGCATCCGGGCCGATCTGTCCTACGGGCCCCTGGAGGCGGCCCGGCGGATCGGCGGGGGGCTCGCCCTGTTGGCACCGCTCGGGGTGCTGCTGCCGCTGGCCGGCGGGCGGCTCGCCCGGTCACCGCTGGCGGCGTGGTCCTCGCTCGCCCGTGCGGGAGCCGCGGCCGCGCTGATCTCGCTGAGCATCGCGATGCTCCAGAGCGGGGTGCCGGGGCAGGTCGTCGACGTCGACTCGGTGCTGCTGAACACCGCCGGGGTGCTGCTGGTGCACGCGGCGGTGGTGCCGGCCCTGAGGGCCAGGCTGCGGCGCTCTCAGGGGCCCACCCCGAGAATTACCAGGGTCGACGTGAGCCCCTGGACCGAGGTCCTTTCGGCGGTTCCCCGCGAGTATTGA
- the deoC gene encoding deoxyribose-phosphate aldolase, whose translation MPTTLTAFADVTTSDSALRRFLHGLPGVDAVGLEARAASLGTRSIKTTAKAYAIDLAISMIDLTTLEGADTPGKVRALSAKAVNPDPTDRTTPMTAAVCVYPDMVATAKAALNGADVKVASVATAFPAGRAALPVKLADTRDAVAAGADEIDMVIDRGAFLAGRYLETYELIKAVKEACVREDGSAARLKVIFETGELSTYDNIRRASWIGMLAGADFIKTSTGKVGVNATPANTLLMLEAVRDFKEQTGIQIGVKPAGGIRTTKDAIKFLVLVNETVGEDWLSNHWFRFGASSLLNDLLMQRQKLSTGRYSGPDYVTVD comes from the coding sequence ATGCCCACCACCCTCACCGCATTCGCTGACGTGACGACGTCCGACAGTGCGCTGCGCCGCTTCCTGCACGGGCTGCCCGGCGTAGACGCAGTCGGACTGGAGGCCCGCGCGGCCTCCCTCGGCACCCGCTCGATCAAGACGACGGCCAAGGCGTACGCCATCGACCTGGCCATCTCGATGATCGACCTGACCACGCTTGAGGGTGCGGACACCCCGGGCAAGGTGCGGGCGCTCTCCGCCAAGGCCGTCAACCCCGACCCGACCGACCGGACGACGCCCATGACCGCCGCGGTCTGCGTCTACCCGGACATGGTGGCCACCGCCAAGGCCGCCCTGAACGGCGCCGACGTCAAGGTGGCGTCCGTCGCGACCGCCTTCCCGGCCGGCCGCGCCGCCCTGCCCGTCAAGCTCGCGGACACCCGGGACGCCGTCGCCGCCGGCGCCGACGAGATCGACATGGTCATCGACCGTGGCGCCTTCCTCGCCGGCCGCTACCTGGAGACGTACGAGCTGATCAAGGCCGTCAAGGAGGCGTGCGTCCGAGAGGACGGCAGCGCCGCCCGGCTGAAGGTCATCTTCGAGACCGGCGAGCTGTCGACCTACGACAACATCCGCCGCGCCTCCTGGATCGGCATGCTCGCGGGCGCCGACTTCATCAAGACCTCCACCGGCAAGGTCGGCGTCAACGCCACCCCCGCCAACACCCTGCTCATGCTCGAAGCCGTACGCGACTTCAAGGAGCAGACTGGAATCCAGATCGGCGTGAAGCCGGCCGGCGGCATCCGCACCACCAAGGACGCGATCAAGTTCCTGGTCCTGGTCAACGAGACCGTGGGCGAGGACTGGCTGAGCAACCACTGGTTCCGCTTCGGCGCCTCCAGCCTGCTCAACGACCTGCTGATGCAGCGCCAGAAGCTGAGCACCGGGCGTTACTCCGGTCCCGACTACGTGACGGTGGACTGA
- a CDS encoding aldehyde dehydrogenase family protein, translated as MNKPSPFEYAPAPESRSVVDIAPSYGLFIDGEFTDAADGKVFKTVSPSSEEVLSEVAQAGAADVDRAVKAARKAFEKWSALPGSERAKYLFRIARIIQERSRELAVLETLDNGKPIKETRDADLPLVAAHFFYYAGWADKLDHAGYGANPRPLGVAGQVIPWNFPLLMLAWKIAPALATGNTVVLKPAETTPLSALFFADICRQAGLPKGVVNILTGYGDAGAALVEHPDVNKVAFTGSTAVGKKIARHVAGTDKKVTLELGGKGANIVFDDAPIDQAVEGIVTGIFFNQGQVCCAGSRLLVQESIHDELLDSLKRRLSTLRLGDPLDKNTDIGAINSAEQLARITALADTGEAEGAERWSPACELPSSGYWFAPTLFTNVTQAHTVARDEIFGPVLSVLTFRTPDEAVAKANNSQYGLSAGIWTEKGSRILAVANKLRAGVVWANTFNKFDPTSPFGGYKESGFGREGGRHGLEAYLDV; from the coding sequence ATGAACAAGCCTTCCCCCTTCGAGTACGCGCCGGCCCCCGAGTCCCGCTCGGTCGTCGACATCGCCCCCTCCTACGGCCTCTTCATCGACGGCGAGTTCACCGACGCCGCCGACGGCAAGGTCTTCAAGACCGTCTCGCCGTCGTCCGAGGAAGTCCTCTCCGAGGTCGCCCAGGCCGGCGCCGCCGATGTCGACCGCGCCGTCAAGGCCGCCCGCAAGGCCTTCGAGAAGTGGTCCGCGCTGCCGGGCTCCGAGCGCGCCAAGTACCTCTTCCGCATCGCCCGGATCATCCAGGAGCGCAGCCGCGAGCTGGCCGTCCTGGAGACCCTGGACAACGGCAAGCCGATCAAGGAGACCCGCGACGCGGACCTCCCCCTGGTCGCCGCGCACTTCTTCTACTACGCGGGCTGGGCCGACAAGCTCGACCACGCCGGCTACGGCGCGAACCCGCGCCCGCTCGGCGTGGCCGGCCAGGTCATCCCGTGGAACTTCCCGCTGCTGATGCTCGCGTGGAAGATCGCCCCCGCGCTCGCCACCGGCAACACGGTCGTCCTCAAGCCCGCCGAGACCACCCCGCTGTCCGCCCTGTTCTTCGCGGACATCTGCCGCCAGGCCGGTCTGCCCAAGGGCGTCGTCAACATCCTCACGGGGTACGGCGACGCGGGCGCGGCCCTCGTCGAGCACCCCGACGTCAACAAGGTCGCCTTCACCGGCTCCACGGCGGTGGGCAAGAAGATCGCCCGCCACGTCGCCGGCACCGACAAGAAGGTCACCCTGGAGCTGGGCGGCAAGGGCGCCAACATCGTCTTCGACGACGCCCCCATCGACCAGGCCGTCGAGGGCATCGTCACCGGCATCTTCTTCAACCAGGGCCAGGTCTGCTGCGCGGGCTCGCGCCTGCTGGTCCAGGAGTCGATCCACGACGAGCTGCTGGACTCCCTCAAGCGCCGCCTCTCGACGCTGCGCCTCGGTGACCCGCTCGACAAGAACACCGACATCGGCGCGATCAACTCCGCCGAGCAGCTGGCCCGGATCACCGCGCTCGCCGACACCGGCGAGGCCGAGGGCGCCGAGCGCTGGTCCCCGGCGTGCGAGCTGCCGTCCTCCGGCTACTGGTTCGCCCCGACGCTGTTCACCAACGTCACCCAGGCGCACACCGTCGCCCGCGACGAGATCTTCGGCCCGGTGCTGTCCGTACTGACCTTCCGTACGCCCGACGAGGCCGTGGCGAAGGCCAACAACAGCCAGTACGGCCTGTCCGCCGGCATCTGGACGGAGAAGGGCTCGCGCATCCTCGCGGTCGCGAACAAGCTCCGCGCGGGTGTGGTGTGGGCCAACACGTTCAACAAGTTCGACCCGACCTCGCCCTTCGGCGGCTACAAGGAGTCGGGCTTCGGCCGCGAGGGCGGTCGCCACGGCCTGGAGGCTTACCTCGATGTCTGA
- a CDS encoding MFS transporter: MPPAHTGAPAIPGASTPSSPAPQPLSPGRPGHRRMSFALFAAGLATFALLYSTQALLPAISGDFGVTAGQASWTVSAATGALALFVLPLSALSERFGRTRMMTCAMALAVGVGLLVPFAPSLEWLVALRAVQGAAIAGIPASAMAYLAEEVRPKALVGAIGLFVAGNSIGGMSGRIVTGWAAQLWGWRAGLLTVGLMALGCAVAFAVLLPRARFFRPASLNPRAVGRTVAGHLRDPLLLRLYGIGALFMTVFGAVYTVIGYRLVDEPFSLGQGVVGSVFLVYLVGTVSSAAAGQLVARIGRRGALYLAVTTTALGLLLSLADALAAVLAGLVLITAGFFAGHAVASAAVSRTATSGRAQASALYQSAYYLGSSAGGTLGALAYHASGWAATVGIALVAVVGVASITLYGSRVARAERRLTSLAAMR, translated from the coding sequence ATGCCTCCCGCTCATACCGGGGCACCCGCCATCCCGGGTGCCTCCACCCCGTCGTCCCCCGCACCGCAGCCCCTCTCGCCCGGCCGCCCCGGCCACCGCCGGATGAGCTTCGCGCTCTTCGCCGCGGGACTGGCGACCTTCGCCCTCCTCTACTCCACGCAGGCGCTGCTGCCCGCGATCTCCGGTGACTTCGGCGTGACGGCCGGTCAGGCGAGCTGGACGGTGTCCGCCGCCACCGGCGCGCTCGCGCTGTTCGTCCTGCCGCTCAGCGCCCTGTCCGAGCGGTTCGGGCGGACCCGGATGATGACCTGCGCGATGGCCCTGGCCGTCGGGGTAGGCCTGCTCGTCCCGTTCGCCCCGAGCCTGGAGTGGCTGGTGGCGCTGCGCGCGGTCCAGGGCGCGGCGATCGCCGGCATCCCCGCCTCCGCGATGGCGTACCTCGCCGAGGAGGTCCGGCCCAAGGCGCTGGTCGGCGCGATCGGCCTGTTCGTGGCGGGCAACTCGATCGGCGGGATGAGCGGCCGGATCGTCACCGGCTGGGCGGCGCAGCTGTGGGGCTGGCGGGCCGGGCTGCTGACGGTCGGACTGATGGCGCTGGGCTGCGCGGTGGCGTTCGCGGTGCTGCTGCCCCGGGCGCGGTTCTTCCGGCCGGCGTCGCTGAACCCGCGCGCGGTGGGACGTACCGTCGCCGGGCACCTGCGCGATCCGCTGCTGCTGCGGCTGTACGGGATCGGCGCGCTGTTCATGACGGTGTTCGGGGCGGTGTACACGGTCATCGGGTACCGCCTGGTGGACGAGCCGTTCTCGCTGGGGCAGGGCGTCGTCGGGTCGGTGTTCCTGGTCTACCTGGTCGGTACGGTCTCCTCGGCGGCCGCGGGGCAGTTGGTGGCCCGGATAGGCCGGCGCGGCGCGCTGTACCTGGCGGTGACCACGACCGCGCTCGGGCTGCTGCTCTCGCTGGCGGACGCGCTGGCCGCCGTGCTGGCGGGCCTGGTGCTGATCACGGCCGGGTTCTTCGCGGGCCACGCGGTGGCCTCCGCGGCGGTGAGCCGGACCGCCACGTCGGGGCGTGCGCAGGCGTCGGCGCTCTACCAGTCGGCGTACTACCTCGGTTCGAGCGCGGGCGGCACCCTCGGCGCGCTGGCCTACCACGCCTCCGGGTGGGCGGCCACGGTCGGGATCGCGCTGGTGGCGGTGGTGGGCGTCGCGTCGATCACCCTGTACGGGTCGCGCGTGGCGCGCGCCGAGCGCCGCCTGACCTCCCTGGCCGCGATGCGCTGA
- a CDS encoding helix-turn-helix transcriptional regulator: protein MTDLGAVRGLIAELVADAECELLTSQPGGGRPPESLEEAIGRDEALLARGVRMRTVYQHTARYSRPTAAYVERVTALGAQVRTLGDGLMRMLVFDGHTGLMEVPDRSGAALVVREPNVVHFMKAAFERSWVAAEPFPVTVGPDAARSLTDELRQTIVRLLAEGLEDKVIARRLGMSERTCQRHIAGIMRAVGAKSRFQAGYLLSAEPRAGAGAPLTAREAAGPCGTSGTA, encoded by the coding sequence GTGACCGACCTCGGGGCGGTACGGGGGCTGATCGCCGAGCTCGTTGCGGACGCCGAGTGCGAGTTGCTGACCTCGCAGCCCGGCGGGGGACGACCCCCGGAGTCACTGGAGGAGGCGATCGGGCGGGACGAGGCGCTGCTGGCGCGCGGGGTGCGGATGCGGACCGTCTACCAGCACACGGCCCGCTACTCGCGCCCGACGGCGGCCTACGTGGAGCGGGTGACGGCGCTGGGCGCGCAGGTCCGCACCCTGGGCGACGGGCTGATGCGGATGCTGGTCTTCGACGGCCACACGGGGCTGATGGAGGTGCCGGACCGCAGCGGGGCGGCGCTGGTGGTGCGCGAGCCGAACGTCGTGCACTTCATGAAGGCGGCGTTCGAACGGTCCTGGGTCGCGGCGGAGCCCTTCCCCGTGACGGTGGGTCCGGACGCGGCCCGTTCGCTGACGGACGAGCTGCGGCAGACGATCGTACGGCTGCTGGCGGAGGGGCTGGAGGACAAGGTGATCGCGCGCCGGCTCGGCATGTCGGAGCGGACCTGCCAACGGCACATCGCCGGGATCATGCGGGCGGTCGGGGCCAAGTCGCGCTTCCAGGCGGGGTACTTGCTGTCGGCCGAGCCCCGGGCGGGCGCGGGCGCCCCGCTCACGGCTCGGGAAGCAGCCGGCCCCTGCGGGACATCAGGAACCGCTTGA
- a CDS encoding adenosine deaminase → MTSDTPNLPTPDQIRRAPKVLLHDHLDGGLRPGTIIELAREVGYENLPENDADKLGVWFREAADSGSLPRYLETFAHTCAVMQTKAALFRVAAECAEDLAEDGVVYAEIRYAPEQHLEAGLTLEEVVEAVNDGFREGERRAKANGHRIRIGALLTAMRHAARALEIAELANRYRDNGVVGFDIAGAEAGFPPTRHLDAFEYLKRENNHFTIHAGEAFGLPSIWQALQWCGADRLGHGVKIIDDIEVSADGSVKLGRLASYVRDKRIPLEMCPTSNLQTAAAASYAEHPIGLLRKLHFRLTVNTDNRLMSGTSMSREFEHLVETFGYTLEDMQWFTVNAMKSAFIPFDERLAMINDVIKPGYAELKSEWLFRQTASTSGSVSA, encoded by the coding sequence ATGACGAGCGACACCCCGAACCTGCCCACCCCGGATCAGATCCGCCGTGCCCCCAAGGTGCTCCTCCACGACCACCTCGACGGTGGCCTGCGCCCCGGGACCATCATCGAGCTGGCCCGCGAGGTCGGCTACGAGAACCTCCCCGAGAACGACGCCGACAAGCTGGGCGTCTGGTTCCGGGAAGCCGCCGACTCCGGCTCCCTGCCGCGCTACCTGGAGACGTTCGCGCACACCTGCGCCGTCATGCAGACGAAGGCGGCGCTCTTCCGCGTGGCCGCCGAGTGCGCCGAGGACCTGGCCGAGGACGGCGTCGTGTACGCCGAGATCCGCTACGCCCCCGAGCAGCACCTGGAAGCCGGCCTGACCCTCGAAGAGGTCGTCGAGGCGGTGAACGACGGCTTCCGCGAGGGAGAGCGCCGCGCCAAGGCGAACGGCCACCGCATCCGCATCGGGGCCCTGCTGACCGCGATGCGCCACGCGGCCCGCGCCCTGGAGATCGCCGAGCTGGCCAACCGCTACCGCGACAACGGCGTGGTCGGCTTCGACATCGCCGGCGCCGAGGCCGGGTTCCCCCCCACCCGCCACCTCGACGCCTTCGAGTACCTCAAGCGCGAGAACAACCACTTCACGATCCACGCGGGCGAGGCCTTCGGCCTGCCGTCGATCTGGCAGGCCCTGCAGTGGTGCGGCGCCGACCGCCTGGGTCACGGCGTGAAGATCATCGACGACATCGAGGTCTCCGCCGACGGCTCCGTGAAGCTCGGCCGTCTGGCGTCCTACGTCCGGGACAAGCGCATCCCCCTGGAGATGTGCCCGACCTCGAACCTGCAGACGGCCGCCGCCGCCTCGTACGCCGAGCACCCGATCGGCCTGCTGCGCAAACTGCACTTCCGGCTGACCGTCAACACCGACAACCGGCTGATGAGCGGTACCAGCATGAGCCGCGAGTTCGAGCACCTGGTCGAGACTTTCGGTTACACGCTGGAAGACATGCAGTGGTTCACCGTCAATGCGATGAAGTCCGCGTTCATTCCTTTCGATGAACGACTGGCGATGATCAACGACGTGATCAAGCCGGGCTATGCGGAGCTCAAGTCCGAGTGGCTCTTCCGTCAGACCGCTTCCACCAGCGGATCCGTCTCGGCTTAG
- a CDS encoding PH domain-containing protein has product MSSQQPADGPVYADRVYRSSPAVVTGVLTLALIVWLCGDAVVFGDGSTRWIGLAVALCAVPLTVAFTIRPAVFANDDRMRVRNPFRVIELPWASVDVVRAGYSAEVLAEGEKYQLWSVPVSLRERKKAQRRQGRGVGAATGAAQPASGAAAQGPPRALADKVVDELQELAERGAAREGAQGPVKVRWSYEVIAPAAAGAVLLIVLLALR; this is encoded by the coding sequence ATGAGCAGCCAGCAGCCCGCCGACGGTCCGGTCTACGCCGATCGCGTCTACCGCTCGTCCCCGGCCGTCGTGACCGGGGTACTGACCCTCGCGCTGATCGTGTGGCTGTGCGGGGACGCCGTCGTGTTCGGGGACGGCAGCACGCGCTGGATCGGCCTGGCCGTCGCGCTGTGCGCCGTGCCGCTGACCGTCGCGTTCACCATCCGGCCGGCCGTCTTCGCCAACGACGACCGGATGCGGGTCCGCAACCCCTTCCGGGTCATCGAGCTGCCCTGGGCCTCCGTGGACGTGGTGCGCGCCGGGTACTCGGCGGAGGTACTGGCCGAGGGCGAGAAGTACCAGCTGTGGTCGGTCCCGGTGTCCCTGCGGGAGCGCAAGAAGGCGCAGCGCCGGCAGGGCCGGGGCGTCGGGGCGGCCACCGGGGCGGCGCAGCCGGCGTCGGGCGCGGCCGCCCAGGGCCCGCCGCGCGCCCTCGCCGACAAGGTCGTGGACGAGCTGCAGGAGCTGGCCGAACGCGGAGCGGCGCGCGAGGGTGCCCAGGGCCCGGTGAAGGTGCGGTGGTCGTACGAGGTCATCGCACCGGCCGCGGCGGGCGCGGTGCTGCTGATCGTGCTGCTGGCGCTGCGGTAG